In one window of Acidobacteriota bacterium DNA:
- a CDS encoding efflux RND transporter periplasmic adaptor subunit — MDRTEQQQQRDRFGLRKMGKRLLYVLFAVIVFFIVKKKFLTPPEVSVVRVEQRNVPAEVEGSGVVTVDRLARVGAKIPGRIERVFVDQGDFVHQGQLIAELENTDILRDLERAQARLAAAYAAEQASRAAVAERVATRWQTKRAWGREKYLVAAGAVSQEEADGYDERYRVAASAVNAAEADVRAAEREVQAAKADVKFEEFNLSETRVFTYLSGVVTDLPKRPGDAVVPGEPVVTIADPSITMVDAYVDQRFSGKIRAGQPATVVLRGRANDPIPGSVFRISPQADPTTEEMTVEVQFPLPAQELELGQWADVYIRVSEAKDALAVPASAVMQAGAERMILVVGADNRVRPVIVESLASSPRLPIIAVKAVKGELKRGDWVITKPMGIELHEKVRIASASSGE; from the coding sequence ATGGACAGGACAGAACAGCAGCAACAGCGCGATAGATTCGGCCTGAGAAAGATGGGCAAGCGGCTTTTGTACGTGTTGTTTGCTGTGATCGTGTTTTTTATCGTCAAGAAGAAATTCCTCACGCCTCCGGAGGTTTCCGTTGTGCGCGTCGAGCAGCGGAACGTCCCGGCTGAAGTCGAGGGGAGTGGAGTGGTTACCGTTGACAGGCTGGCGAGAGTGGGGGCGAAGATTCCCGGACGGATCGAACGGGTCTTTGTTGACCAGGGAGATTTCGTCCACCAAGGCCAGCTCATTGCTGAATTGGAAAATACGGATATCCTCCGCGACCTGGAGCGCGCACAAGCCCGCTTGGCAGCGGCGTATGCCGCAGAACAAGCCTCCCGGGCGGCGGTAGCGGAAAGGGTTGCGACGCGATGGCAGACGAAGCGCGCCTGGGGGCGTGAAAAATACCTGGTTGCGGCGGGAGCAGTCAGCCAGGAAGAGGCGGACGGATATGATGAACGGTATCGCGTGGCGGCAAGCGCTGTTAACGCCGCCGAAGCCGACGTCAGAGCGGCAGAACGCGAAGTTCAGGCGGCTAAGGCCGACGTCAAGTTTGAGGAGTTCAATCTCTCAGAGACCAGGGTTTTTACGTATTTGAGCGGGGTGGTAACCGATTTGCCCAAGCGGCCCGGCGACGCCGTCGTTCCTGGCGAGCCGGTGGTAACTATCGCAGACCCAAGCATCACCATGGTGGACGCCTATGTGGACCAGCGCTTCTCCGGCAAAATCCGAGCAGGCCAGCCGGCTACCGTCGTCCTGCGCGGCCGCGCCAATGACCCGATCCCTGGGAGCGTTTTCCGGATAAGTCCCCAAGCGGACCCGACGACCGAGGAAATGACCGTCGAAGTCCAGTTCCCGCTCCCGGCTCAAGAACTCGAACTTGGGCAATGGGCGGATGTGTATATCCGGGTCAGCGAGGCGAAGGATGCGCTGGCAGTGCCCGCCTCTGCCGTTATGCAAGCCGGCGCCGAGCGAATGATCCTGGTCGTGGGCGCTGATAACAGGGTGCGCCCTGTTATCGTCGAGTCTCTTGCCAGCAGCCCGCGCTTGCCGATCATCGCGGTTAAGGCCGTCAAGGGAGAGCTCAAGCGCGGCGATTGGGTCATTACAAAACCAATGGGGATCGAACTCCATGAGAAAGTGCGCATTGCATCGGCGTCGAGTGGAGAGTGA
- a CDS encoding ABC transporter permease: MNLAVKDVRYHLFKFVSATIGVGLLLMVELTIGGIIRGVILDSATIIQKTDADLWVVQKDWLGPFVEISRFPEDYYHAIQAMDGVAEASPLVMAWDHVERPFHPTPLMKLMYMNTLIGTRTMVKPGWMNIPHDLRFIVIGYEPGHIGGPPVIVAGRGIEASHYEIVADVKTGLPVGERIRIGDFDYTVVGLAKNMVGYTADPVIYATLTDAQNMLFEADPDLLRNIRRRTEAEIAGVPDPIDRQGFAVDNGEPQETGEAALVPRLTGTLAENASQIPEDLSFVNAIAVKVAPGVPVEQVAKEIARWKHLQVYTAAREVNMQLMGSNRLILMQLSLFRLILLLIAGVVIGLIIYTFTLDKIKEIAVLKLLGTQGHRIYAMILEQAVLMGLLGTLLGAVLEKASEPYFPRRVVATAGDVVQMLVVIAIIAVLASIMAIRRATKVDPRSVLGT; the protein is encoded by the coding sequence GTGAATCTGGCGGTCAAAGACGTTCGCTACCATCTGTTCAAGTTCGTAAGCGCGACTATCGGGGTCGGTCTTCTCTTGATGGTGGAGCTGACGATCGGCGGCATTATTCGCGGTGTTATCCTCGACTCCGCGACCATCATCCAGAAAACGGACGCCGACCTTTGGGTTGTCCAAAAAGACTGGCTCGGTCCATTCGTCGAGATCTCGCGCTTTCCCGAGGACTATTACCACGCCATTCAGGCGATGGACGGAGTGGCTGAGGCGAGTCCGCTGGTCATGGCTTGGGACCACGTAGAGCGACCGTTCCATCCGACGCCACTGATGAAGCTGATGTATATGAACACCCTGATCGGGACGCGAACGATGGTCAAACCGGGCTGGATGAATATTCCGCATGACTTGCGGTTCATCGTAATTGGGTATGAGCCGGGTCACATTGGCGGCCCGCCGGTGATCGTCGCTGGGCGAGGTATCGAAGCCAGCCATTACGAGATTGTCGCGGACGTGAAGACCGGGCTGCCGGTTGGCGAACGCATTCGCATCGGGGATTTTGATTACACCGTGGTCGGATTGGCGAAGAACATGGTTGGGTACACTGCTGACCCGGTGATTTACGCAACTTTGACCGACGCGCAAAACATGCTCTTCGAGGCGGACCCGGATCTGCTGCGCAATATTCGCCGACGCACAGAAGCCGAGATCGCGGGTGTGCCTGACCCGATTGACCGCCAGGGATTTGCAGTAGACAACGGCGAACCCCAGGAAACAGGCGAAGCGGCCCTGGTTCCGCGCTTGACTGGCACATTGGCCGAGAACGCTTCCCAAATTCCGGAGGATTTGAGCTTTGTCAACGCGATCGCGGTGAAGGTCGCACCCGGGGTGCCGGTTGAGCAAGTGGCAAAAGAGATCGCGCGGTGGAAACATCTCCAGGTCTATACAGCAGCACGGGAGGTGAACATGCAACTGATGGGCTCGAACCGGCTCATCCTGATGCAACTGTCACTATTTCGCCTCATTCTGCTGCTCATTGCCGGTGTTGTGATCGGCCTTATCATCTACACGTTCACGCTGGACAAAATCAAAGAAATAGCTGTGTTGAAGCTGCTGGGCACACAGGGACACCGCATCTACGCCATGATTCTCGAGCAGGCCGTGCTCATGGGGCTTCTGGGAACCCTGCTGGGAGCGGTGCTTGAAAAGGCCAGCGAGCCTTATTTCCCAAGAAGAGTTGTTGCTACGGCCGGGGATGTCGTCCAGATGCTGGTGGTTATCGCCATCATCGCGGTTCTGGCCAGCATCATGGCGATTCGGCGGGCAACCAAGGTGGATCCACGCAGCGTATTGGGGACCTGA
- a CDS encoding TolC family protein, which translates to MIKPVWRKVGACETLLFLSFFSSRLGAQQPDARVLTLNAAIEYAKQHSPLLAATRQGVVTQKAVVAAAKAERLPQVDVGAAMLGSNQAAESGLAFPLTPLVQMPSQPFADGHLVGIATATLPIYTGGRIRSAQQVAEAERYMAQTNVRDVESNLVFEVSTTYARLVETDRDVQAAQESVKALTESRRDMAEGLKVGKVARVDLLKIDTRLADVEARLIDLRNERQVLAGQLNALMGREIDTPVVTETTLPHPEVTISSDDATRAAAAANPQYQIAEARVEVAQNSLKAAKSELRPTFSLSTAFYDHSPDPFSAYRGGAIAGFTFSYPIFDRQLKHRVAEAKSRELEARSKAEQERLDAIERARTAWLQVRDAEARIRATQSSIADARETLRIEQLMVRYGRDRIEHLLDAQAALLTSEADYYRALADSTVATAALNRETGQ; encoded by the coding sequence ATGATCAAACCGGTATGGCGAAAAGTTGGGGCTTGCGAGACGCTCTTGTTTCTGTCGTTCTTCTCTAGCCGGCTCGGGGCGCAGCAGCCCGACGCGCGTGTTCTGACGCTCAACGCCGCCATCGAGTATGCGAAGCAACACAGCCCTCTATTGGCCGCCACGCGGCAAGGCGTGGTCACCCAAAAGGCGGTGGTTGCCGCGGCGAAGGCTGAGCGGCTGCCTCAGGTGGACGTCGGCGCGGCAATGCTGGGGAGCAATCAGGCGGCGGAGAGCGGCCTGGCGTTTCCGCTAACTCCCCTCGTGCAAATGCCAAGCCAACCGTTCGCCGATGGCCACCTGGTTGGAATTGCCACGGCAACCTTGCCAATTTACACGGGAGGCCGGATACGGTCGGCGCAGCAGGTCGCCGAGGCGGAGCGTTATATGGCTCAGACGAACGTGCGCGACGTGGAAAGCAACCTGGTGTTCGAAGTCTCCACCACTTATGCCCGGTTGGTTGAGACTGACCGCGATGTTCAGGCCGCCCAGGAATCCGTCAAGGCACTGACCGAAAGCCGGCGCGACATGGCGGAGGGCCTAAAGGTTGGGAAGGTGGCGCGCGTCGACCTGCTCAAGATTGACACGCGCCTGGCAGATGTCGAAGCCAGGCTCATTGATCTTAGGAACGAGCGGCAGGTCCTGGCAGGCCAGTTAAATGCCCTCATGGGCCGCGAAATAGACACACCCGTCGTCACCGAGACGACGTTGCCCCATCCGGAAGTTACGATCTCCTCAGACGACGCAACTCGCGCTGCCGCCGCGGCCAATCCGCAATACCAGATTGCAGAGGCGCGGGTCGAAGTCGCGCAGAATTCCTTGAAGGCCGCGAAATCGGAACTTCGTCCGACGTTTTCTCTTTCGACTGCGTTTTATGACCACAGTCCGGACCCATTTTCCGCCTACCGGGGAGGAGCGATCGCCGGCTTTACCTTCAGCTACCCCATCTTTGATCGGCAGCTCAAGCATCGCGTGGCGGAGGCCAAGAGCCGCGAACTTGAAGCCCGCTCAAAGGCCGAACAGGAGCGGCTGGACGCGATCGAGCGGGCGCGGACAGCCTGGCTCCAGGTGCGGGACGCGGAAGCGCGTATTCGAGCAACGCAATCATCTATTGCCGATGCGCGGGAAACGCTGCGGATCGAACAACTGATGGTGCGGTATGGGCGGGACAGAATCGAGCACTTGCTGGACGCCCAGGCGGCGCTATTGACCTCGGAAGCGGATTACTACCGCGCGCTGGCCGACTCGACCGTCGCCACGGCTGCACTCAACCGCGAGACAGGGCAGTAA
- a CDS encoding heavy metal-responsive transcriptional regulator — protein MKIGELASKAHVNIQTVRFYERQGLLQDPGRTESGYRRYAEAHLKQLRFIRQAKALGFSLEEIREILRMKGRGQCPCSKVITLAERHLHDIEEQLRTLNSFRLELAKALEQWKASGANQVSADAFCVLIERATGGLK, from the coding sequence ATGAAGATCGGCGAGTTGGCCTCGAAGGCCCACGTCAACATCCAAACGGTCCGCTTCTATGAGCGGCAGGGGTTACTGCAGGATCCAGGCAGAACGGAATCCGGTTACCGCCGCTACGCGGAGGCGCACCTGAAGCAGCTTCGTTTTATTCGCCAAGCAAAGGCATTGGGGTTTTCTCTCGAAGAGATAAGGGAAATCCTGCGAATGAAGGGCCGCGGACAATGTCCGTGCAGCAAAGTCATAACGCTTGCCGAACGCCATCTGCACGACATCGAGGAGCAGCTGCGGACGCTTAATAGTTTTCGGCTGGAGCTCGCCAAGGCGCTCGAGCAATGGAAAGCTTCGGGCGCAAATCAGGTTTCCGCCGACGCTTTTTGTGTCCTGATTGAGCGCGCCACAGGAGGCCTCAAATAA